In a genomic window of Streptomyces pristinaespiralis:
- a CDS encoding DUF742 domain-containing protein, whose translation MSESLRHGRRSHHWIDADAGPVVRPYAMTRGRTSHAGRHRLDLIALVVPEAAADDPGRDQTLSPEHVEIVERCGSTPQSIAELAAGLDLPVGVVRVLVGDLVDDALVHVTRPVPPAELPDVSILREVINGLRAL comes from the coding sequence ATGAGTGAATCGCTGCGGCACGGCCGCAGGTCGCACCACTGGATCGACGCCGACGCCGGCCCGGTGGTGCGCCCGTACGCGATGACCCGCGGCCGCACCAGCCATGCCGGCCGCCACCGCCTCGACCTGATCGCCCTGGTCGTGCCGGAGGCCGCGGCCGACGACCCGGGCCGTGACCAGACGCTCTCGCCGGAACACGTCGAGATCGTCGAACGCTGTGGCAGCACCCCCCAGTCCATCGCCGAACTGGCGGCCGGTCTCGACCTGCCGGTCGGTGTGGTCCGCGTCCTCGTCGGTGACCTCGTCGACGACGCACTCGTACACGTAACCCGTCCCGTTCCGCCGGCCGAACTGCCGGACGTGAGCATTCTCCGCGAGGTGATCAATGGTCTTCGGGCGCTCTAG
- the glpK gene encoding glycerol kinase GlpK, which produces MTDRFVAAIDQGTTSSRCIIFNQDGAIVAVDQREHRQIFPKPGWVEHDATEIWSKVQAVVAGAVAKAGLRADQLSALGITNQRETTLMWERATGKPVHNAIVWQDTRTAALCHELGGADGQDRFRDATGLPLASYFSGPKAAWLLDNVPGLRARAERGEIAFGTVDSWLIWNLTGGTDGGVHVTDVTNASRTMLMDLRTLQWDEEILAAMNVPKAVLPEIRSSSEVYGTAVGQLAGVPVASALGDQQAAIFGQACYDTGTAKNTYGTGSFLLLNTGNRPVPSKSGLITTLGYKIGDESPVYCLEGSIAITGALVQWFRDQLGIIRSAGEIETLAASVEDNGGAYIVPAFSGLYAPYWRSDARGVVTGLTRYVTKAHLARAVLEATSWQTREVVDAMYQDSGVQITTLKVDGGMTANHLLMQHQADVLGVPVIRPKVSETTCLGAAYAAGLATGVWADLDELKTHWQRDVEWSPRMEAEVREREYHNWRKAVEKSFGWEEEAGGS; this is translated from the coding sequence ATGACGGACAGGTTCGTCGCAGCCATCGACCAGGGCACCACGTCCAGCCGTTGCATCATCTTCAACCAGGACGGCGCCATCGTCGCCGTCGACCAGCGCGAACACCGCCAGATCTTCCCGAAGCCGGGCTGGGTGGAGCACGACGCCACCGAGATCTGGTCGAAGGTGCAGGCCGTCGTCGCCGGCGCGGTGGCCAAGGCCGGCCTGCGGGCCGACCAACTCAGCGCCCTCGGCATCACCAACCAGCGCGAGACGACGCTCATGTGGGAGCGGGCCACCGGAAAGCCCGTGCACAACGCCATCGTGTGGCAGGACACCCGTACCGCCGCCCTCTGCCACGAACTGGGCGGCGCCGACGGGCAGGACCGCTTCCGCGACGCCACCGGCCTGCCGCTCGCCAGCTACTTCTCCGGACCCAAGGCCGCCTGGCTGCTCGACAACGTGCCGGGGCTGCGCGCACGGGCCGAGCGGGGCGAGATCGCCTTCGGCACCGTCGACTCCTGGCTGATCTGGAACCTCACCGGAGGCACGGACGGCGGTGTGCACGTCACCGACGTCACCAACGCGTCCCGGACGATGCTGATGGATCTGCGGACCCTCCAGTGGGACGAGGAGATCCTCGCCGCCATGAACGTGCCCAAGGCGGTGCTGCCCGAGATCCGGTCCTCCTCCGAGGTGTACGGGACGGCCGTCGGACAGCTCGCGGGCGTGCCGGTGGCCTCCGCGCTCGGCGACCAGCAGGCCGCCATCTTCGGCCAGGCGTGCTACGACACCGGAACGGCCAAGAACACCTACGGCACCGGCAGTTTCCTGCTCCTCAACACCGGCAACCGGCCCGTCCCGTCGAAGAGCGGGCTGATCACCACGCTCGGCTACAAGATCGGCGACGAGTCGCCCGTCTACTGCCTGGAGGGCTCCATCGCCATCACGGGCGCCCTCGTGCAGTGGTTCCGCGACCAGCTCGGCATCATCCGCTCGGCGGGCGAGATCGAGACGCTCGCCGCGAGCGTGGAGGACAACGGCGGCGCTTACATCGTGCCGGCCTTCTCCGGCCTCTACGCGCCCTACTGGCGCTCCGACGCGCGCGGCGTCGTCACCGGCCTGACCAGGTACGTGACCAAGGCCCACCTGGCCCGGGCGGTGCTGGAGGCGACCAGCTGGCAGACGCGGGAGGTGGTCGACGCGATGTACCAGGACTCCGGCGTGCAGATCACCACGCTCAAGGTCGACGGAGGCATGACCGCCAACCATCTGCTGATGCAGCATCAGGCGGACGTGCTGGGCGTGCCGGTGATCCGGCCGAAGGTGTCGGAGACGACCTGCCTGGGAGCGGCCTACGCGGCCGGACTGGCGACCGGTGTCTGGGCGGACCTGGACGAGCTCAAGACCCACTGGCAGCGCGATGTCGAGTGGTCACCGCGGATGGAGGCGGAGGTCCGCGAGCGCGAGTACCACAACTGGCGCAAGGCGGTGGAGAAGAGCTTCGGCTGGGAGGAGGAGGCCGGCGGGAGCTAG
- a CDS encoding M15 family metallopeptidase, with protein MTRLGSAVRVLTAAAAALLCVTTAAPAAGAAPEPKAPREFVALRTVAPTIIQEMRYTTEHNFVGEPVDGYRQPVCILTRPAAEALRRAQSQLLRQGYSLKVYDCYRPQRAVDHFVRWAKDLQDEEMKQEFYPKVDKSRLFADGYIAEKSGHSRGSTVDLTIVKLPAAPTRPYVPGEALVPCYAPQEDRFPDNSVDMGTGYDCFDTLSHTDDPRVGPEQRANRDLLRGTLAAVGFVNLPEEWWHFTYKPEPFPGTYFDFPVAVRSVAGHRAG; from the coding sequence ATGACTCGACTTGGTTCAGCTGTCCGTGTTCTGACCGCCGCGGCCGCGGCTCTGCTCTGCGTCACCACGGCGGCTCCCGCCGCCGGGGCCGCTCCGGAGCCGAAGGCGCCACGGGAGTTCGTGGCGTTGCGCACCGTGGCGCCGACGATCATCCAGGAGATGCGCTACACGACGGAGCACAACTTCGTGGGTGAGCCGGTGGACGGTTACCGGCAGCCGGTGTGCATCCTGACGCGCCCGGCGGCGGAGGCTCTGCGCAGGGCGCAGTCACAGCTGCTGCGGCAGGGCTACTCGCTGAAGGTGTACGACTGCTACCGACCGCAACGCGCCGTCGACCACTTCGTGCGGTGGGCCAAGGACCTCCAGGACGAGGAGATGAAGCAGGAGTTCTATCCGAAGGTCGACAAGTCGCGCCTGTTCGCGGACGGTTACATCGCGGAGAAGTCCGGCCACAGCCGGGGCAGCACGGTGGACCTGACGATCGTGAAGCTGCCGGCGGCCCCCACCCGTCCGTACGTCCCCGGTGAGGCGCTCGTGCCGTGCTACGCGCCGCAGGAGGACCGTTTCCCGGACAACTCCGTCGACATGGGGACCGGCTACGACTGCTTCGACACGCTGTCGCACACCGACGACCCACGGGTCGGCCCCGAACAGCGGGCCAACCGTGACCTGCTGCGGGGCACGCTGGCCGCGGTGGGGTTCGTCAACCTCCCCGAGGAGTGGTGGCACTTCACGTACAAGCCGGAGCCGTTCCCCGGCACGTACTTCGACTTCCCCGTCGCCGTGCGTTCGGTGGCAGGGCACCGGGCGGGCTGA
- a CDS encoding sensor histidine kinase has protein sequence MRFRGKSIRRKIVALLLVPLLSLTALWGFATVLTGREANQLLAASSVAEKVGMPVEDTIDVIQQERRQTLVYLADRRASGAQQTMNTRRSATDTAVAAVRRNAQSSSVREDLTSDSSRRLTSLMEAFDGLDALRRSVDTNTVTRAQALEFYNGLIEPSHGFLLTLHALDDVELERQGRALVGLSRAREMLSREDALIASALTTRKTTAREIRELSDHAAHRQVYYETNLEMLPARDRGTFQQYWRSPETAPLRDAEERIIAAGPSEGLPPSEAERWQQAATPVLDNLDREAADARDRYQDRVEPAAYGVLVKAGVAGVLGFLALLVSVIVSVRIGRDLVRDLSRLRKEAHEVSGVRLPSVMRRLAAGEHVDVETEAPRLEYEKDEIGQAGQALNTLQRAAVEAAVRQADMRRGVSEVFVNLARRNQVLLHRQLSLLDTMERRTEDTEELADLFRLDHLTTRMRRHAEGLVILSGAAPSRQWRKPIQLMDVVRAAVAEVEDYERIEVRRLPRIGVGGPAVADLTHLIAELLENATVFSPPHTGVQVLGERVANGFTLEIHDRGLGMAADALLEANLRLAETPEFELSDTDRLGLFVVSRLAQRQNVRVSLQQSPYGGTTAVVFIPAALLTEAPETQGTGFRLDRKSESAAGRRGDGRQPALTKLPSGLGGAAVLDGPVELEAPIGALGPDERDRSLLGDDPTLPADPGRLADLEDSESERGGIFRPRRRGEATGEQHQQARERSEEHRAGPVPLPRRRPPTLVADHGRRVDERATDGRGHPTPDSGRAVEPTPFARPPLSAAPTPLTAERRERGRSGPVSGPAPVPPSGDGAPPWPARQSDGDTAPLLDGLPRRVRQASLAPQLRASGSAAGPGAASPEAGEPERDAEEVRSRMASMQRGWQRGRRRNAEEAAAEQGTDPAVGDGRTAPGSTSEGDGR, from the coding sequence ATGCGCTTTCGCGGGAAGTCCATCCGCCGGAAGATCGTGGCGCTGCTGCTCGTCCCGCTGCTGTCGCTGACGGCCCTGTGGGGCTTCGCCACCGTACTGACCGGTCGTGAGGCGAATCAGCTGCTGGCGGCGAGTTCCGTCGCGGAGAAGGTCGGCATGCCCGTCGAGGACACCATCGACGTCATCCAGCAGGAACGCCGGCAGACACTCGTCTACCTCGCGGACCGGCGTGCCTCCGGCGCGCAGCAGACCATGAACACCCGCCGTTCGGCCACCGACACCGCCGTCGCCGCCGTGCGCCGCAACGCGCAGTCGTCCTCGGTCCGCGAGGACCTGACCTCCGACTCGTCGCGCCGGCTGACCTCTCTGATGGAGGCGTTCGACGGGCTCGACGCCCTGCGCCGGTCCGTGGACACGAACACCGTGACCCGCGCACAGGCGCTCGAGTTCTACAACGGCCTCATCGAGCCGTCGCACGGGTTCCTGCTGACGCTGCACGCCCTCGACGACGTCGAGCTCGAACGACAGGGCCGCGCGCTGGTCGGCCTCTCCCGCGCCCGCGAGATGCTCTCCCGCGAGGATGCCCTGATCGCCTCCGCGCTGACGACCCGGAAGACGACGGCCCGGGAGATCCGCGAACTCAGCGACCACGCCGCCCATCGGCAGGTCTACTACGAGACCAACCTCGAGATGCTGCCCGCCCGCGACCGGGGGACGTTCCAGCAGTACTGGCGCAGCCCCGAGACGGCGCCCCTGCGCGACGCGGAGGAACGCATCATCGCCGCCGGGCCCTCCGAAGGGCTCCCGCCGTCGGAGGCCGAGCGCTGGCAACAGGCCGCCACCCCGGTCCTCGACAACCTCGACCGAGAGGCCGCGGACGCCCGCGACCGCTACCAGGACCGGGTCGAACCCGCCGCGTACGGTGTCCTCGTCAAGGCGGGCGTGGCGGGCGTGCTCGGCTTCCTCGCCCTGCTCGTCTCCGTCATCGTGTCCGTCCGCATCGGCCGCGACCTGGTCCGCGACCTCTCCCGGCTGCGCAAGGAGGCCCACGAGGTCTCCGGAGTGCGGCTGCCCAGCGTCATGCGCCGCCTCGCCGCCGGAGAGCACGTCGACGTCGAGACGGAGGCCCCGCGGCTCGAGTACGAGAAGGACGAGATAGGCCAGGCCGGACAGGCCCTCAACACCCTCCAGCGGGCGGCGGTCGAGGCCGCGGTGCGCCAGGCGGACATGCGGCGCGGAGTCTCCGAGGTGTTCGTCAACCTCGCCCGCCGCAACCAGGTCCTGCTCCACCGTCAGCTCTCGCTCCTCGACACCATGGAGCGGCGCACGGAGGACACCGAGGAACTGGCCGACCTCTTCCGGCTCGACCACCTCACCACCCGTATGCGGCGCCACGCGGAAGGCCTGGTCATCCTCTCGGGCGCGGCTCCCTCACGGCAGTGGCGCAAGCCCATCCAGCTGATGGACGTGGTGCGTGCCGCGGTCGCCGAGGTCGAGGACTACGAGCGCATCGAGGTGCGCAGGCTGCCGCGCATCGGCGTCGGCGGCCCCGCCGTCGCGGACCTCACCCACCTCATAGCCGAACTCCTCGAGAACGCCACGGTGTTCTCGCCGCCGCACACCGGCGTCCAGGTCCTCGGCGAGCGGGTCGCCAACGGTTTCACCCTCGAGATCCACGACCGCGGTCTCGGCATGGCGGCCGACGCCCTCCTCGAGGCCAACCTGCGCCTCGCGGAGACACCTGAGTTCGAGCTCTCCGACACCGACCGGCTCGGCCTGTTCGTCGTCAGCCGCCTCGCCCAGCGCCAGAACGTCCGGGTCTCGCTCCAGCAGTCCCCGTACGGCGGCACGACCGCCGTGGTCTTCATACCGGCGGCCCTGCTCACAGAGGCGCCGGAGACCCAGGGCACCGGCTTCCGGCTCGACCGCAAGAGCGAGAGTGCCGCCGGCAGGCGCGGCGACGGCAGGCAGCCGGCCCTGACGAAGCTGCCCAGCGGCCTCGGGGGTGCGGCCGTCCTGGACGGCCCCGTCGAGCTGGAGGCCCCGATCGGCGCGCTGGGCCCCGACGAGCGCGACCGCTCGCTGCTCGGCGACGACCCGACACTGCCCGCGGACCCCGGCCGCCTCGCCGACCTCGAGGACAGTGAGAGCGAGCGGGGCGGCATCTTCCGCCCGCGGCGCCGCGGCGAGGCGACGGGCGAGCAGCACCAGCAGGCACGGGAGCGGTCGGAGGAGCACCGCGCCGGCCCGGTGCCCCTCCCGCGGCGCAGGCCCCCGACACTCGTCGCCGATCACGGCCGCAGGGTCGACGAGCGAGCAACCGACGGCCGGGGCCATCCGACACCGGATTCCGGGCGGGCCGTGGAGCCCACCCCGTTCGCGAGGCCGCCGCTGTCGGCGGCGCCCACGCCACTCACGGCCGAGCGCCGCGAGCGGGGCAGGTCCGGGCCCGTGTCCGGTCCGGCGCCCGTGCCGCCGTCCGGCGACGGGGCACCACCGTGGCCGGCGCGGCAGTCCGACGGCGACACCGCGCCGCTGCTCGACGGCCTGCCCCGCCGCGTACGGCAGGCCAGCCTCGCGCCCCAGCTCCGTGCGTCGGGCTCCGCCGCAGGGCCGGGCGCCGCCTCACCGGAAGCGGGGGAGCCGGAGCGCGACGCGGAGGAGGTCCGCAGCCGCATGGCCTCCATGCAGCGCGGCTGGCAGCGCGGCCGCCGCCGCAACGCCGAGGAAGCCGCGGCAGAACAAGGCACCGACCCGGCCGTCGGCGACGGCCGGACCGCACCAGGATCGACATCGGAGGGGGACGGTCGATGA
- a CDS encoding MIP/aquaporin family protein → MSNSDIFLGEVIGTAILILFGAGVCAAVTLYHSKARAAGWVVIAFGWGFGVLAGAYTAAPLSGGHLNPAVTVGLAVDTGEWSKVPLYILAQMVGAVLGAVLAYLVYFAQFQANADTAHAQPTLGIFATGPEIRKPWANVLTEVIATIGLVLPLLAFGRNDGIGIGQIPGQDAGIYGSGISILLVSLLVVGIGLSLGGPTGYAINPARDLGPRILHAVLPIPNKGTSDWGYAWVPVAGPVIGGLLAGLIFNAAF, encoded by the coding sequence ATGAGCAACTCGGACATATTTCTCGGTGAGGTCATAGGAACCGCGATACTCATTCTCTTCGGCGCCGGCGTCTGCGCCGCCGTCACCCTGTACCACTCGAAGGCCAGGGCAGCCGGCTGGGTCGTCATCGCCTTCGGCTGGGGCTTCGGCGTCCTGGCCGGCGCGTACACCGCCGCACCGCTGTCGGGCGGGCATCTCAACCCGGCCGTGACCGTGGGACTCGCCGTCGACACCGGGGAATGGAGCAAGGTACCGCTCTACATCCTGGCGCAGATGGTGGGCGCGGTCCTCGGCGCCGTACTCGCCTACCTCGTCTACTTCGCGCAGTTCCAGGCCAACGCGGACACCGCCCACGCCCAGCCGACGCTCGGGATCTTCGCGACCGGTCCGGAGATCCGCAAGCCGTGGGCGAATGTCCTCACCGAGGTCATCGCCACGATCGGTCTCGTGCTCCCGCTCCTCGCGTTCGGGAGGAACGACGGCATCGGCATCGGGCAGATCCCCGGGCAGGACGCCGGGATCTACGGCTCGGGCATCTCCATCCTGCTGGTGTCGCTGCTGGTCGTCGGCATCGGTCTCTCGCTCGGCGGCCCGACCGGCTACGCCATCAACCCGGCCCGCGACCTGGGCCCGCGCATTCTGCACGCCGTGCTGCCGATCCCCAACAAGGGGACCTCCGACTGGGGTTACGCCTGGGTGCCGGTGGCCGGGCCGGTCATCGGCGGGCTGCTGGCCGGACTCATCTTCAACGCGGCCTTCTAG
- a CDS encoding NUDIX domain-containing protein: MSKDSHCGNCGAPYGADAGRPRTCPACGTTAYSNPLPVAVALQPVRDPAHGTGLVVITRSIEPARGGTALPGGFIDHGEDWRHAVVRELREETGLEVPEHEVRLADVLSSPAHLLVFGLLPERPAAALPPFVPTAETGGRRLLHAVETLAFPLHTVAVRNWFAGAYDR, encoded by the coding sequence GTGTCCAAGGACTCCCACTGCGGCAACTGCGGAGCGCCCTACGGCGCCGACGCAGGCCGGCCGCGCACCTGCCCGGCCTGCGGCACGACCGCCTACAGCAATCCGCTGCCGGTCGCCGTCGCCCTCCAGCCCGTGCGCGACCCCGCCCACGGCACCGGGCTCGTCGTCATCACCCGCAGCATCGAACCCGCCCGCGGCGGCACCGCCCTGCCCGGCGGTTTCATCGACCACGGCGAGGACTGGCGGCACGCCGTCGTGCGCGAACTGCGGGAGGAGACCGGCCTCGAGGTCCCGGAGCACGAGGTGCGGCTCGCGGACGTCCTCAGCTCCCCGGCCCACCTGCTCGTCTTCGGACTGCTGCCGGAACGCCCGGCGGCCGCCCTGCCACCGTTCGTCCCGACCGCGGAGACCGGCGGGCGGCGGCTCCTGCACGCCGTGGAGACCCTGGCGTTCCCGCTGCACACCGTCGCGGTACGCAACTGGTTCGCCGGCGCCTACGACCGCTGA
- a CDS encoding roadblock/LC7 domain-containing protein yields the protein MTAPHAAATDATGDRFGAQRPGGLNWLLDELVDRVASIRKALVLSSDGLATGTSRELTREDSEHLAAVASGFHSLAKGVGRHFDAGQVRQTVVELDEAFLFVTAAGDGSCLAVFADADSDVGQVAYEMTLMVKRVGAHLVTAPRTGQAAGG from the coding sequence ATGACCGCACCGCACGCCGCAGCAACGGACGCCACAGGGGACCGGTTCGGGGCACAGCGCCCGGGTGGGCTCAACTGGCTCCTCGACGAGCTGGTGGACCGCGTCGCCAGTATCCGCAAGGCCCTGGTGCTCTCCAGCGACGGCCTTGCCACCGGCACCTCCCGGGAGCTCACCCGTGAGGACAGCGAGCATCTCGCCGCCGTCGCGTCCGGCTTCCACAGCCTGGCCAAGGGAGTCGGCCGCCACTTCGACGCGGGTCAGGTCCGCCAGACCGTCGTCGAGCTCGACGAGGCGTTCCTGTTCGTCACCGCCGCGGGGGACGGCAGCTGCCTGGCCGTCTTCGCGGACGCCGACTCCGACGTGGGGCAGGTGGCGTACGAGATGACGCTCATGGTCAAGCGCGTCGGAGCGCACCTCGTCACGGCGCCACGGACCGGTCAGGCCGCCGGAGGGTGA
- a CDS encoding GTP-binding protein has translation MVFGRSSRRKAPIEPVTLKILVAGGFGVGKTTLVGAVSEIKPLRTEETLTEAGRPVDDIAGVEGKTTTTVAMDFGRITLREDLVLYLFGTPGQDRFWFLWDELAQGALGAVVLADTRRLEDCFAGVDYFERRGIPFAVAVNCFEGANRFPEESVRAALDLDPEVPLLMGDARSRESVKDILVAVVEHALTRADQVREHAATAGT, from the coding sequence ATGGTCTTCGGGCGCTCTAGCCGCCGCAAGGCGCCGATCGAGCCGGTGACGCTGAAGATCCTGGTGGCAGGCGGCTTCGGCGTCGGCAAGACCACCCTGGTGGGTGCGGTCAGCGAGATCAAACCGCTGCGCACGGAGGAGACGCTCACCGAGGCCGGACGGCCGGTGGACGACATCGCCGGCGTCGAGGGCAAGACGACCACCACGGTCGCCATGGACTTCGGGCGGATCACCCTCCGCGAGGACCTGGTCCTCTATCTGTTCGGTACCCCCGGACAGGACCGGTTCTGGTTCCTGTGGGACGAGTTGGCGCAGGGCGCGCTGGGCGCGGTGGTCCTCGCGGACACCCGCCGCCTGGAGGACTGCTTCGCGGGGGTCGACTACTTCGAACGCAGGGGCATCCCGTTCGCGGTGGCCGTCAACTGCTTCGAGGGGGCGAACCGTTTCCCGGAGGAGTCCGTACGGGCGGCCCTCGACCTCGACCCGGAGGTGCCGCTGCTGATGGGCGACGCGCGCTCACGCGAGTCGGTCAAGGACATCCTCGTCGCGGTCGTCGAGCACGCGCTGACCCGTGCGGATCAGGTCCGCGAACACGCCGCGACCGCGGGCACCTGA
- a CDS encoding lipid-transfer protein, with amino-acid sequence MSGDVAVLGAGMHPWGKWGRGFVRYGTAAARAALADAGVEWRQVRSVVGANTVRGGYPGQVSGAAFAQALGWQGARVTSVYAACAAGAQAIATARAQILAGLADVVLVVGAESAPKGFFAPAGGDRPEDPDWLRFRMLGATNPAYFGLYARRRMALHGDTTEDFALVKVKNSAYGALNPYARYRERVSAEQVAASAPVADPLRLLDICATSDGAAALVLSGMDFARRHGATDPVRIRAVSTVTPGYPRQGLDLPDIATDSAAALPPARPFRASIALAAYEEAGLGPEDLSLAEVYDLSTALELQWYEDIGLCPEGEGAALLRSGATGPGGRVPVNPSGGLASFGEAVPAQAIAQVCELTWQLRGTAGDRQVPGARAGITANQGLFGHGSAVVAVR; translated from the coding sequence ATGAGCGGCGACGTCGCGGTCCTGGGCGCCGGGATGCACCCGTGGGGCAAGTGGGGCCGCGGTTTCGTCCGGTACGGGACGGCCGCCGCGCGCGCGGCGCTCGCGGACGCGGGTGTCGAGTGGCGGCAGGTGCGGTCGGTGGTGGGCGCCAACACCGTCCGCGGCGGGTATCCGGGCCAGGTGTCGGGGGCGGCCTTCGCCCAGGCGCTCGGCTGGCAGGGCGCCCGCGTGACCAGCGTGTACGCGGCCTGCGCCGCCGGCGCCCAGGCGATCGCCACGGCCCGTGCGCAGATCCTCGCCGGCCTGGCCGATGTCGTCCTCGTCGTCGGCGCGGAATCGGCGCCGAAGGGCTTCTTCGCCCCCGCCGGCGGTGACCGGCCCGAGGATCCCGACTGGCTGCGTTTCCGGATGCTCGGCGCCACGAACCCCGCCTACTTCGGGCTGTACGCCCGGCGGCGCATGGCCCTGCACGGCGACACCACCGAGGACTTCGCGCTGGTCAAGGTGAAGAACTCGGCGTACGGCGCGCTCAATCCGTACGCCCGCTACCGCGAGCGGGTGAGCGCCGAGCAGGTCGCGGCCTCCGCGCCGGTCGCGGACCCGCTGCGGCTCCTCGACATCTGCGCGACGTCCGACGGCGCCGCGGCGCTGGTCCTGTCCGGCATGGACTTCGCCCGCCGGCACGGGGCCACGGACCCGGTCCGCATCCGCGCGGTGTCGACCGTCACCCCCGGCTATCCCCGCCAGGGGCTCGACCTGCCCGACATCGCCACCGACTCCGCCGCGGCACTGCCGCCCGCACGGCCCTTCCGGGCCTCCATCGCCCTGGCCGCCTACGAGGAGGCCGGGCTCGGGCCCGAGGACCTGTCGCTGGCCGAGGTGTACGACCTGTCCACCGCGCTGGAGCTCCAGTGGTACGAGGACATCGGGCTGTGCCCCGAGGGCGAGGGCGCGGCCCTGCTGCGCAGCGGCGCCACCGGGCCGGGCGGTCGTGTTCCGGTCAACCCGAGCGGAGGGCTCGCGTCCTTCGGGGAGGCGGTGCCGGCGCAGGCGATCGCCCAGGTCTGCGAACTGACCTGGCAGTTGCGCGGCACGGCCGGCGACCGGCAGGTTCCGGGCGCGCGTGCCGGGATCACGGCGAACCAGGGGCTCTTCGGCCATGGTTCCGCCGTCGTGGCCGTGCGCTGA
- a CDS encoding Zn-ribbon domain-containing OB-fold protein produces the protein MVTGWFTDGGEEGFRLLGTRCRDCSSVFFPREDAFCRNPACAGDVLEEVALSERGRVWSYTDGRYRPPAPYVCDPDVPWEPYALVAVELEAERMVVLGQAAPGVRTTDLAVGMEVEVVPGVLADGSPTWHWRPVGTTA, from the coding sequence GTGGTGACCGGATGGTTCACGGACGGCGGCGAGGAAGGCTTCCGTCTGCTCGGCACCCGTTGCCGGGACTGCTCGTCGGTCTTCTTCCCCCGTGAGGACGCCTTCTGCCGCAACCCGGCGTGCGCGGGTGACGTGCTGGAGGAGGTGGCGCTGTCCGAGCGGGGCCGGGTGTGGTCCTACACCGACGGGCGCTACCGGCCGCCGGCCCCGTACGTGTGTGACCCGGACGTCCCGTGGGAGCCGTACGCGCTGGTCGCGGTGGAGCTCGAGGCCGAGCGGATGGTGGTGCTCGGTCAGGCCGCGCCCGGTGTCCGGACCACCGACCTCGCGGTCGGCATGGAGGTCGAGGTCGTGCCGGGCGTGCTGGCGGACGGCAGCCCGACCTGGCACTGGCGGCCGGTCGGGACCACGGCATGA
- a CDS encoding DUF962 domain-containing protein: MAQQQTFESYEEFWPYYVAMHSRAATRWVHLTGTLTGLAVSVYGLARGRKRYAAALPLIGYGTAWPAHFLIEGNNPATFGHPAWSLRGDVQMIRMMLSGRDGELAEIAAKWLAENR; the protein is encoded by the coding sequence ATGGCGCAGCAGCAGACGTTCGAGTCGTACGAGGAGTTCTGGCCCTACTACGTCGCGATGCACTCACGGGCGGCGACCCGGTGGGTGCATCTGACGGGCACGCTGACCGGGCTCGCGGTCAGCGTGTACGGGCTGGCGCGGGGGCGGAAGCGGTATGCGGCCGCCCTGCCGCTGATCGGGTACGGGACGGCGTGGCCGGCCCATTTCCTCATCGAGGGGAACAACCCGGCGACGTTCGGGCATCCGGCGTGGTCGCTCCGCGGCGACGTGCAGATGATCCGGATGATGCTGTCGGGGAGGGACGGGGAACTGGCCGAGATCGCCGCCAAGTGGCTGGCGGAGAACCGCTGA